A region of Polynucleobacter sp. JS-Mosq-20-D10 DNA encodes the following proteins:
- a CDS encoding malonyl-CoA decarboxylase, whose protein sequence is MSKANNAIKRLISERGESNALSMADDVVNNYRKLSKDQYVSFFTFLFEKLNPQADAVLKAAQNFVADSSARNYIQLQKVSESPRQEFFRRLNRASQGTAAVVQMRRDLLQLLDKKPELAAVDFDMRHLLSSWFNPGFLKMHQVDWKSPAEVLEKLIQHEAVHAIDGWDDLRRRLQPDRRCFAFFHPQLPSEPLIFVEVALLPEIPTVITPLVDKKAETVDQASQYKVAVFYSISNCESGLRGVSMGNFLIKRVAEQLHAEFPGIKTFVTLSPIPGLMDWVAAGANLGDGVPADRLKPNLKVARDAALEVLGLESQSWTERLAGGWHPDLASEKEKTALLSLASMYLGLASTGRDGNPVAKFHLGNGAKLHLVNWAGDLSRKGLRQSAGLMVNYLYDLGSVEDNHERFANGEIVYSRAVGRLMTP, encoded by the coding sequence TTGTCTAAGGCAAATAACGCTATTAAGCGCCTGATATCGGAGCGAGGAGAATCGAATGCGCTTAGCATGGCCGATGATGTAGTTAACAACTACCGTAAGTTGTCAAAAGATCAATACGTTTCATTTTTTACTTTTTTGTTTGAGAAGCTCAACCCTCAAGCCGATGCAGTACTGAAAGCGGCGCAAAATTTTGTAGCTGACTCTAGTGCACGTAATTACATCCAGTTGCAAAAAGTTTCTGAATCTCCTCGTCAAGAATTCTTCCGCCGCTTAAATCGCGCCAGCCAGGGTACTGCGGCTGTAGTACAAATGCGCCGTGATTTACTGCAGCTCTTAGATAAAAAACCTGAGTTGGCTGCCGTGGATTTCGATATGCGCCACTTACTTTCTTCTTGGTTTAATCCAGGGTTTCTGAAAATGCATCAGGTTGACTGGAAGTCCCCTGCCGAGGTACTTGAGAAATTGATTCAACATGAGGCCGTTCACGCCATTGATGGTTGGGATGATTTGCGTCGCCGCCTGCAGCCTGACCGTCGTTGCTTTGCCTTCTTTCATCCACAGCTTCCCAGTGAGCCCCTCATTTTTGTGGAGGTGGCGCTCCTACCTGAGATTCCAACCGTGATCACACCATTGGTTGATAAAAAAGCAGAAACAGTTGATCAGGCATCCCAATATAAAGTTGCCGTTTTTTATTCGATTAGTAATTGCGAGTCTGGACTGCGTGGTGTATCGATGGGTAACTTTTTAATTAAGCGGGTGGCCGAGCAATTACATGCAGAGTTCCCGGGGATAAAAACCTTTGTGACTTTGTCGCCTATCCCAGGGTTGATGGATTGGGTAGCTGCTGGTGCGAATTTAGGTGACGGCGTGCCGGCCGATAGATTGAAGCCGAACCTGAAGGTGGCGCGCGATGCTGCTTTGGAGGTGCTGGGACTCGAGAGCCAATCTTGGACTGAGCGATTGGCGGGCGGGTGGCACCCCGATCTAGCCTCCGAGAAAGAAAAAACGGCTTTATTGAGCTTGGCGAGCATGTATTTGGGGCTGGCCTCTACTGGGCGCGATGGCAACCCAGTGGCGAAGTTTCATTTGGGTAATGGTGCCAAATTGCATCTGGTGAACTGGGCAGGCGATCTATCACGCAAAGGGCTGCGTCAATCCGCTGGCTTGATGGTCAACTACCTTTACGACCTTGGAAGTGTGGAGGACAACCATGAGCGCTTTGCCAATGGTGAAATCGTCTATTCCAGGGCTGTAGGCCGCCTAATGACTCCCTAG
- a CDS encoding tripartite tricarboxylate transporter substrate binding protein produces MFSQKNKSVFSLSMLKKAAFLVCAAPLAVFAQEWPAKPITFLNPFPAGGGTDAFARPLAAQLTEQMGKQVIIDNRGGAGGTVGASVAAKAAPDGYTWFIGATHHTIAPSMYKNLDYDIEKSFIPVAMIANVPQVLVVNPQRVSARNAKEFIELMKKNPGKYNFASAGSGTVHHLAGELFKIQTGTFITHIPYRGAGPAMNDLLAGQIDLEFDGLATSAPQINAGKLVAIALASNKRSPAIPNVPTFKEAGLPDYEVSTWYSIFAPAGTPKPIVDKMIVEVQKALNTPKLKSIWEKNGSDTPNLYGEAFGKQVRADVTRWSSVVKKSGATLD; encoded by the coding sequence ATGTTTAGTCAAAAAAACAAGTCAGTATTTTCTTTGAGCATGCTTAAGAAAGCAGCTTTTTTAGTCTGCGCTGCCCCTCTCGCTGTATTTGCTCAAGAGTGGCCAGCTAAACCCATCACTTTTTTAAATCCGTTCCCAGCTGGTGGTGGAACAGATGCTTTCGCTAGACCATTAGCAGCTCAATTAACAGAGCAAATGGGCAAGCAAGTCATTATCGATAACCGCGGTGGTGCAGGTGGTACCGTTGGTGCCTCAGTTGCTGCCAAGGCTGCTCCAGATGGTTACACCTGGTTCATCGGCGCTACCCACCACACTATTGCGCCTTCGATGTATAAAAACTTAGATTACGACATCGAGAAGAGTTTTATTCCGGTTGCGATGATTGCTAACGTGCCTCAGGTCTTAGTGGTTAATCCACAGCGTGTGAGCGCACGCAATGCTAAAGAGTTCATTGAGCTCATGAAGAAGAATCCAGGTAAATACAATTTCGCTAGCGCGGGTAGTGGCACAGTCCATCACCTAGCAGGTGAATTATTTAAGATTCAGACAGGCACCTTCATTACTCATATTCCATATCGTGGTGCTGGCCCAGCAATGAATGATTTATTGGCTGGACAGATTGACTTGGAGTTTGATGGCCTTGCTACTTCTGCCCCACAAATCAATGCTGGAAAGTTAGTGGCAATTGCTTTGGCTTCAAATAAGCGTTCCCCTGCGATTCCGAATGTGCCTACTTTCAAAGAGGCTGGCTTACCCGACTACGAAGTGTCTACCTGGTACTCCATTTTTGCTCCAGCCGGTACCCCTAAACCGATCGTAGACAAAATGATCGTTGAAGTACAAAAGGCCCTAAATACACCGAAGCTCAAATCGATCTGGGAAAAGAATGGTTCTGACACCCCTAATTTGTATGGTGAAGCGTTCGGTAAGCAGGTTCGTGCCGACGTAACACGTTGGTCTTCAGTGGTTAAGAAATCTGGCGCTACGTTAGATTAA
- a CDS encoding malonyl-CoA synthase, whose protein sequence is MNLYSLLETGFPKDKQACALETHDGLYYSWSDLERATSKMANLLKSLKLPAGSRIAVQVEKSPEALFLYLATVKAGYVYLPLNTAYQAAEIQYFLENAEPAVVVCSSKNFSWVSKVAFKAGTKHVFTLDEDRKGTLLQRAAGQSDQFKTVAVKDDDLAAILYTSGTTGRSKGAMLTHKNLGSNAQVLQKFWGWKKGDVLLHALPIFHVHGLFVAAHGALINGSKMIWLPRLDTAQLIHHMPNSTVMMGVPTFYVRLLADKNFNKSVTRNMRLFVSGSAPLLTETFNSFKEVIGQPILERYGMSETVMLVSNPYKGNRVGGSVGLPLPGVKVRVVNESNKPCGLDEIGSIQVKGPNIFKGYWRMPEKTAEEFTKDGWFKTGDVGRWGGDANGGKAPQDYLCIVGRSKDLIISGGYNVYPKEIESFIDDMDGVDESAVIGIPHPDFGEAVMAVVVPKAGVKLDAQTMIATLKTQIANFKIPKRLEIVADLPRNAMGKVQKNILRQQYTS, encoded by the coding sequence ATGAATTTATATTCTTTATTGGAAACAGGTTTTCCAAAAGATAAGCAGGCATGTGCATTAGAAACGCATGATGGTTTGTACTACTCCTGGAGTGATCTGGAGCGTGCGACTTCCAAGATGGCAAACCTCCTTAAGAGCCTCAAATTACCCGCTGGATCTCGTATTGCTGTTCAGGTTGAAAAGTCACCTGAGGCGCTCTTTCTGTATCTGGCTACTGTAAAAGCGGGTTATGTTTATTTGCCCCTGAATACCGCCTATCAAGCGGCGGAGATTCAATACTTTTTGGAGAATGCGGAGCCTGCAGTGGTGGTTTGCAGCAGCAAAAATTTCTCTTGGGTCTCTAAGGTTGCTTTCAAGGCGGGCACTAAGCACGTCTTTACTTTGGATGAAGATCGTAAGGGCACTTTGCTGCAGCGTGCTGCTGGTCAAAGCGATCAGTTCAAAACCGTTGCAGTGAAGGATGATGATCTAGCAGCTATCTTGTATACCTCCGGTACGACCGGTCGCAGCAAGGGTGCAATGCTAACCCACAAGAACTTGGGAAGTAATGCACAAGTGTTGCAGAAGTTTTGGGGCTGGAAAAAAGGCGATGTCTTGTTACATGCGCTCCCAATCTTCCATGTACACGGATTGTTTGTGGCAGCGCATGGAGCATTAATTAATGGCAGCAAAATGATTTGGTTGCCACGCCTAGACACTGCGCAACTCATTCATCACATGCCAAATTCGACTGTGATGATGGGTGTGCCCACTTTCTACGTGCGCCTATTGGCAGATAAAAACTTTAATAAGAGCGTTACGCGTAACATGCGTCTGTTTGTGTCAGGCTCTGCGCCATTGCTCACAGAAACATTTAATTCTTTCAAAGAGGTGATTGGCCAGCCAATTCTTGAGCGCTATGGCATGAGTGAAACCGTGATGCTCGTTTCAAATCCATATAAAGGCAATCGCGTAGGTGGGTCGGTCGGCTTGCCTCTACCCGGCGTCAAAGTGCGTGTCGTGAATGAAAGCAATAAGCCTTGCGGTCTTGATGAAATTGGCAGCATTCAAGTGAAGGGCCCGAATATATTTAAGGGCTACTGGCGCATGCCAGAAAAAACTGCAGAAGAATTTACTAAAGACGGCTGGTTTAAGACGGGTGACGTTGGTCGCTGGGGTGGTGATGCTAATGGCGGTAAAGCGCCTCAGGATTACCTCTGTATCGTTGGTCGTAGCAAGGATTTAATTATTTCTGGTGGCTACAACGTTTATCCAAAAGAGATCGAAAGTTTCATCGATGATATGGATGGAGTAGATGAGAGTGCTGTAATCGGTATTCCACATCCTGATTTTGGTGAAGCGGTAATGGCGGTAGTGGTGCCAAAAGCTGGCGTCAAGCTGGATGCGCAGACTATGATCGCAACACTAAAAACACAAATCGCAAATTTTAAGATTCCTAAGCGTTTAGAGATTGTTGCTGACTTACCTCGAAACGCAATGGGCAAGGTTCAGAAGAATATTCTGCGTCAGCAATACACTAGTTAA
- a CDS encoding sulfite exporter TauE/SafE family protein, whose protein sequence is MSIADIAMLMLCGSISGFLAGLLGIGGGMILVPFMIVVFNHLGFGQNVIVHMAIATGMATILFTTTSAIWAHHKHNAIDWKLVAALSPGLVIGSLIGGSEIFEAINTSWLSLFFAMFIVYTSIQMIINKKPAAGRELPGAAGLFSFGALTGVIASLVGAGGAFITVPFMLWCNVKPHTAMASSSGLGFPIAAAATIGYMYGSWGNPNLPEGSLGFVYVPAVLCIVAVSIFTAPLGAKMARKLNVAQLKRIFGAMLFMLAAFMFNESRKAFGF, encoded by the coding sequence ATGTCAATAGCCGATATCGCCATGCTGATGTTGTGTGGGAGCATATCGGGCTTCCTAGCAGGCCTCTTAGGTATTGGAGGTGGCATGATTTTGGTGCCATTCATGATTGTGGTATTCAATCATTTAGGGTTTGGCCAAAACGTCATCGTACATATGGCTATCGCAACTGGCATGGCAACCATACTCTTTACCACCACCTCAGCCATCTGGGCGCATCACAAACACAACGCTATTGATTGGAAGTTAGTCGCAGCACTCAGTCCCGGCCTAGTCATTGGAAGCCTTATAGGTGGTAGTGAGATTTTTGAGGCAATCAACACCTCCTGGCTATCCCTATTCTTCGCCATGTTTATTGTCTATACCTCCATTCAAATGATCATCAATAAAAAGCCTGCAGCCGGGCGAGAATTGCCCGGTGCTGCTGGTCTTTTCTCATTTGGAGCGCTAACGGGTGTAATTGCAAGCTTAGTAGGTGCAGGCGGGGCATTTATTACTGTGCCATTTATGCTTTGGTGCAACGTCAAGCCACATACAGCGATGGCTAGTTCTTCAGGTCTAGGATTTCCGATTGCAGCTGCAGCAACGATCGGCTACATGTACGGAAGTTGGGGTAATCCAAACCTTCCCGAAGGTTCACTTGGGTTTGTTTATGTTCCAGCGGTACTCTGTATTGTGGCGGTGAGTATATTTACCGCTCCACTAGGCGCAAAGATGGCCAGGAAACTCAATGTCGCTCAACTCAAACGCATTTTTGGTGCAATGCTCTTTATGCTTGCAGCCTTCATGTTTAATGAAAGCCGCAAGGCATTTGGTTTTTAA
- a CDS encoding ABC transporter ATP-binding protein, with translation MKTHQLNIYRGPCAILSNLNLDIPQGKWTSVIGPNGVGKSSLLQAIAGLLKWDGSITIDGVDLSTFANKDLAKKIAWLDQGSSAPDELGDSLSVYETVMLGRIPHQGWLHLPSESDHSFVEKSLQHADAWHLRDRPLQQLSGGERQRALLARLLAVDSDVLLMDEPLANLDPPHQADFLQWQGNLLRQGKTLVTVLHEIHFALRADHVIMLNKGKLHFQGSSQDPATHQALIALFDGRIRLEKLGSDWVTLPN, from the coding sequence ATGAAAACCCACCAGCTCAATATATATCGAGGTCCATGTGCGATTCTCTCTAATTTAAATTTAGATATTCCTCAGGGAAAATGGACTAGTGTTATTGGCCCTAATGGCGTGGGTAAATCATCCCTTCTACAAGCGATAGCTGGCTTACTCAAGTGGGATGGCTCAATCACAATTGACGGGGTGGATCTATCTACATTTGCCAATAAAGATCTTGCCAAGAAAATTGCCTGGCTTGATCAAGGCTCGAGTGCGCCGGATGAGCTTGGAGACTCCCTCAGCGTTTACGAGACTGTGATGTTGGGACGCATACCTCATCAAGGATGGCTGCATCTACCCTCAGAATCTGATCACTCATTTGTTGAGAAATCTCTCCAACATGCGGATGCCTGGCATTTACGTGATCGCCCATTGCAGCAACTATCCGGAGGAGAGCGTCAGCGGGCTTTATTGGCACGCCTTCTCGCTGTGGATTCCGATGTTCTTCTAATGGATGAACCCCTCGCCAATTTAGACCCACCTCATCAAGCTGATTTTTTGCAATGGCAAGGCAATTTACTGCGGCAAGGCAAAACCCTGGTGACCGTTTTGCATGAGATTCATTTTGCGCTCCGGGCTGACCATGTGATCATGCTCAATAAAGGCAAACTGCATTTTCAAGGGTCCAGCCAAGATCCCGCAACCCATCAAGCCCTGATTGCACTATTTGATGGCCGTATTCGATTAGAAAAGCTTGGTAGTGATTGGGTGACTCTACCGAACTAA
- a CDS encoding iron ABC transporter permease produces MQKNYFLGKLSGLLIFSAVLVLLGTLLGSTGASWNFIETDQALVLDIRLPRSLGAYLAGALLGLAGGIAQSLFRNPLADPYLLGSASGALLGVASILCFGYLGNTWLELIGLNGGAFLGALIGVLASLLLAGGYRSSLRLLLSGVVISVILGAANSLFTFIRPDLFQSIQSFMLGNTTLLNWSGVEMMAIALALCLLVTLIISPVLDALSLGENTARTLGLPLDQLRLALIGILALATGCAVAQTGLVAFVGLAAPHLVRKLAGGRQRVQLLFSCLGGGILLLSSDLIARILFAPIEIPVGLVSAVLGGLYLLVLLRRTSLEART; encoded by the coding sequence ATGCAAAAAAATTATTTTCTTGGAAAGCTATCCGGTCTGCTTATTTTCAGTGCCGTCTTAGTGCTGCTTGGCACCCTACTTGGTAGTACTGGTGCCAGCTGGAATTTCATTGAAACTGACCAAGCCCTTGTTTTGGATATTCGACTGCCACGGTCATTGGGGGCTTACCTTGCAGGTGCCTTACTTGGGCTTGCTGGCGGTATTGCTCAAAGCCTCTTTCGCAATCCTTTGGCTGACCCTTATTTATTGGGTAGTGCATCAGGAGCATTACTTGGGGTTGCTAGCATCCTTTGCTTTGGCTATCTTGGAAACACTTGGCTAGAACTGATTGGTCTTAATGGTGGTGCATTTCTTGGAGCGTTAATTGGTGTGCTGGCCTCGTTACTTTTGGCGGGCGGCTACCGTAGTTCCTTGCGCCTCTTATTGTCGGGAGTGGTCATCAGCGTGATCTTGGGAGCAGCGAACTCTTTATTCACATTCATTCGCCCCGATCTCTTTCAAAGTATTCAGTCATTCATGTTGGGTAATACAACTCTTCTTAATTGGTCTGGCGTAGAGATGATGGCGATCGCACTAGCACTTTGCTTGCTTGTCACACTCATCATTAGCCCTGTACTGGATGCTCTGTCGCTGGGTGAAAATACGGCCCGCACTTTAGGCCTACCTTTAGATCAACTACGTCTGGCATTGATTGGCATCCTCGCTCTTGCGACAGGTTGCGCTGTTGCTCAAACTGGCTTAGTAGCTTTTGTTGGGCTAGCTGCACCACACTTAGTTAGAAAGCTGGCTGGTGGAAGACAACGAGTGCAACTATTATTTTCCTGCCTAGGTGGCGGAATCTTACTGCTGAGTTCAGATCTAATTGCACGCATCCTCTTCGCTCCAATTGAAATCCCTGTTGGGCTTGTCTCTGCAGTCTTAGGTGGCCTCTATTTGCTGGTGCTGCTAAGGCGAACATCCCTTGAGGCGCGCACATGA
- a CDS encoding ABC transporter substrate-binding protein, whose translation MEIFMQISTRTRYLAVGFAVFCFGFSLATFAVPVSVIDDREVAVVFDKTPQRIVSLLPSLTESVCALGKCSTLVGVDRFSNWPQSIQGLPKLGGMGDINIERIVQLKPDVVLLEKASPVVARLNELGIKTFSLDVKSMHDEERALQKLDLLLGTSESPRVWNQVQKEITRAGKQLSSGNKNIRVYFEVNPAPFAAGSTSFIGEILTELNLVNIIPKGLGPFPKINPEFVVKAKPDVILLTESTIADIQKRPGWSSIPAVSKNRICVFKDDQKDILVRPGPRMGEAALIISACIQEKMSSSP comes from the coding sequence ATGGAAATATTTATGCAGATCTCGACCCGCACACGCTATTTAGCGGTCGGATTTGCTGTATTTTGTTTTGGATTTTCCTTAGCCACTTTTGCTGTGCCAGTTTCAGTGATTGATGATCGAGAGGTTGCGGTGGTTTTTGATAAGACGCCACAGCGCATTGTGAGTCTTCTACCATCACTCACTGAGTCTGTTTGCGCTTTAGGAAAATGCAGCACCTTGGTTGGTGTTGATCGATTTTCTAATTGGCCTCAATCAATTCAGGGCTTGCCTAAGCTTGGCGGAATGGGTGACATTAATATCGAGCGTATCGTGCAACTCAAGCCAGATGTCGTACTGCTGGAAAAAGCCTCTCCAGTGGTCGCTAGACTAAATGAGTTGGGAATTAAGACTTTTTCATTGGATGTGAAATCCATGCACGACGAGGAACGCGCCCTTCAGAAACTAGATCTCTTGCTAGGCACATCTGAGAGCCCTCGCGTGTGGAATCAAGTTCAAAAAGAAATCACGCGTGCTGGTAAACAGCTATCTTCAGGTAATAAAAATATTCGCGTGTACTTTGAAGTCAATCCAGCGCCGTTTGCCGCTGGAAGCACTTCTTTTATTGGAGAAATTCTGACCGAATTGAATTTAGTCAACATCATTCCAAAAGGTCTCGGACCGTTTCCCAAAATCAATCCTGAATTTGTGGTTAAGGCAAAACCTGATGTCATCCTCCTCACCGAATCTACTATTGCTGATATTCAGAAGCGTCCTGGATGGAGTTCGATTCCAGCAGTTTCTAAGAATCGAATTTGCGTGTTTAAGGATGATCAAAAAGATATCCTAGTTCGCCCTGGGCCCCGAATGGGAGAGGCTGCCCTCATCATCTCCGCCTGCATACAAGAGAAGATGTCATCATCTCCATAA
- a CDS encoding TonB-dependent receptor domain-containing protein — translation MKQQFSSKILVALLCGSVITFHTAVVAQSNPTVSVANSPNPMNPIIVTATRTPTPAKDVLADNVYIGPEEIQQAAQTTLVELLQQQRGIQITASGGGNAASSVFLRGNSNSQSIVLIDGIRSEQSYMGGPTWGNIPLSLIDHIEIIYGPQSSIYGADAIGGVIQIFTKKGEGPLKLSASTGYGSYGTSISDASLYGATEGEKPIRYSLSVSQELSMGYPSVAGAGNNHGPSYSLFNGYPGERTGYSKVGATGQLSQQWEAGHEIGIQFFQSKLNNQLPGKDYFADGINGTALIGQQIGQIGQYSLYSNDKITETWNSRMQLSTSFQNDQTVQLVSSPNNTKQNIYTWQNDFKLGEDALQFLLERRTQSIYALSYYDPTGLGGPNSTPTTMSQDRNINSGALAYSLKRDSNLINLSARRDYFTGWGAQNTGNISYGYFLTNNLRANVNYGTGFRAPDFSSLYLANYGNSSLLPEKSKNTEGGIYYESRKMDANVVVYNNTVQNLITYASTPPLCTDTQINSPPNYGCAANVGLSKISGLSLGSTARLNDFSVKGSFDQMNPINQLTGNTLALRARQAGNLEFGYQNSKWQATINGTAVGRRYDSGQHGLGGYALFNSYASYAVTKDWTFFGRVNNIFNKYYQLNYGWNPPGVSIFAGIRYTMK, via the coding sequence ATGAAACAGCAGTTCAGCAGCAAAATACTTGTCGCTCTTCTTTGCGGCTCAGTAATAACATTCCACACAGCAGTGGTTGCTCAAAGTAATCCAACAGTTTCGGTAGCAAACTCGCCAAATCCAATGAATCCAATCATTGTGACGGCTACAAGAACGCCCACACCAGCTAAAGATGTACTTGCTGACAACGTATATATTGGGCCGGAAGAAATTCAACAGGCAGCACAAACTACTCTGGTTGAACTTCTTCAACAACAAAGAGGGATTCAAATAACTGCCTCGGGGGGCGGGAACGCTGCCTCATCTGTTTTTCTGAGAGGTAACAGCAATAGTCAAAGTATCGTTTTAATCGATGGCATTCGATCAGAGCAGTCATATATGGGAGGACCCACTTGGGGAAACATTCCGCTATCTTTAATCGATCACATTGAAATTATTTATGGGCCACAAAGTAGCATTTATGGTGCCGATGCTATTGGCGGAGTAATTCAAATTTTCACCAAAAAGGGTGAAGGCCCTCTTAAGCTAAGTGCATCCACAGGATACGGAAGTTATGGAACATCGATTAGTGATGCCAGTCTTTATGGGGCTACGGAAGGGGAAAAGCCTATTCGATATTCATTAAGTGTGAGTCAAGAACTCTCAATGGGATATCCAAGTGTTGCTGGAGCGGGAAATAATCATGGTCCATCTTATTCATTATTTAATGGTTACCCAGGGGAGCGAACTGGGTACAGCAAGGTTGGCGCTACAGGACAACTTAGCCAACAATGGGAGGCTGGGCATGAGATCGGCATTCAATTTTTCCAAAGCAAACTAAATAATCAGTTACCAGGAAAAGACTATTTTGCCGATGGGATAAATGGAACTGCTTTGATAGGTCAACAAATCGGTCAAATAGGTCAATATTCCTTGTACTCGAATGACAAGATTACTGAAACATGGAATAGCAGAATGCAGTTGAGCACTTCATTTCAAAATGATCAAACAGTTCAACTAGTTTCAAGCCCAAACAATACGAAGCAAAATATTTATACGTGGCAAAACGATTTCAAATTAGGTGAGGATGCCCTGCAATTTCTACTTGAGCGAAGAACGCAAAGTATTTATGCGCTCTCTTATTACGACCCCACTGGGTTGGGTGGGCCCAATAGCACGCCAACTACGATGAGTCAGGACCGCAATATTAATTCTGGTGCCTTAGCATACTCATTAAAAAGAGATTCCAACTTAATAAATCTTTCTGCTCGCAGAGATTACTTTACTGGTTGGGGCGCCCAGAATACCGGCAACATTTCATACGGCTACTTTCTTACTAATAACTTAAGAGCAAATGTTAATTATGGAACGGGATTTCGAGCACCTGATTTCAGCAGTCTTTACTTAGCAAACTACGGAAATTCAAGTCTATTGCCAGAAAAAAGTAAAAATACCGAAGGCGGTATATATTATGAATCTAGAAAGATGGATGCAAATGTAGTCGTGTATAACAACACTGTACAAAATCTGATTACTTACGCATCCACGCCCCCTCTTTGTACTGATACCCAAATTAATTCTCCGCCAAATTATGGTTGCGCAGCAAATGTGGGTTTATCTAAAATTAGCGGACTTTCACTTGGGAGCACCGCTCGTCTGAATGACTTTTCGGTAAAAGGCTCTTTTGATCAAATGAATCCAATTAATCAATTAACCGGAAATACTTTGGCACTACGCGCTCGCCAGGCCGGAAACCTAGAGTTTGGCTATCAAAATAGTAAATGGCAAGCAACCATTAATGGTACGGCTGTAGGTAGACGTTACGATAGCGGACAGCATGGACTTGGGGGATACGCGCTATTTAATAGCTATGCAAGTTATGCCGTGACTAAAGACTGGACTTTTTTTGGCAGAGTGAACAATATTTTTAATAAATACTATCAACTTAACTATGGCTGGAATCCCCCAGGAGTTAGCATCTTTGCGGGTATTCGCTACACAATGAAGTAA
- a CDS encoding Crp/Fnr family transcriptional regulator yields the protein MTALDKHPEKNLIRLQLSQNSVLKTLDPEAMVDLERHLVISDLKKSEILLHQGDHQMEQYFVLDGILKRIVSSADAKEMILRFAIEKDIETSYAAWRLKTAAPYSIASVTKARVARMPLKKWAEFLDAHKPLKESFEFEVMRLMSEIMAHTITLHMLDAPGRVERFLRKYEDLFELLPKKELAAYLNLSPETLSRLKTKHKELFV from the coding sequence ATGACAGCATTAGACAAGCACCCCGAAAAAAACCTGATTCGTTTGCAGTTGAGCCAAAACTCGGTGTTAAAAACCTTAGATCCTGAAGCGATGGTTGATTTAGAGCGTCATTTAGTGATTTCAGACCTCAAAAAATCAGAAATCCTGCTCCATCAAGGTGACCATCAGATGGAGCAATATTTCGTTTTAGATGGGATTTTGAAGCGAATTGTCTCTAGTGCGGACGCAAAAGAAATGATTTTGCGTTTCGCCATCGAAAAAGATATTGAAACAAGCTATGCGGCTTGGCGCCTCAAGACTGCGGCCCCATACAGCATTGCTTCGGTAACCAAAGCGCGGGTCGCCCGTATGCCCCTTAAAAAGTGGGCTGAATTTCTGGATGCCCATAAGCCCCTTAAAGAGAGTTTTGAGTTTGAAGTGATGCGCTTAATGAGTGAGATCATGGCGCACACGATCACCCTGCATATGCTGGATGCTCCGGGCCGGGTAGAGCGTTTTTTACGTAAATACGAAGACTTGTTTGAGTTACTCCCAAAAAAAGAGTTGGCTGCCTACCTGAACCTCTCTCCAGAGACATTGAGTCGCCTTAAAACAAAGCATAAAGAGCTCTTTGTCTAG